The sequence CTTTGGGCAATCAGCATCCGGTCGAAGGGATCACGATGAGGTCCAGGGAGGGCACCCGCAGCCAGGGAATGTTCCATGGTAATCGGCAAAACCTCCATGCGAGCCTGGCGCAGCAACGACGGTAGATTGGTGGCCGCTTCACCGGCATGGGGCAGTTTCCCCAGTCGATATTTGGTGGCAATTTCCCAGCCGGAGGCGCTGCTGACCAGAATTGTATGCTCGGGATTCTGGATGATTTCAAAGGCGGTTATGGAAAGCCTTGAATCGTTGAATAGCCACCATAAAAGGGTATGGGTATCGAGCAGGAAGATCGAAACCTGGTCGTCTGTTATTGTCCCCATGTTTGCAACTCACTTTCGGGCAGCGGTTCAAAAAAGGTTTCATCCAGGTGTCCTTTGGCGATTCCCGGTTTTCGGGGTTCCTGCTTGTGCAGGGGCACTAAGCGGGCGTAAGGCTTTCCCGCTTTGGCCAGCACAATCTCCTCCCCTTCATGGGCTCGTTTCAGCAGCCGGGAAAGCTGGGTTTTAGCTTCGTGAACATTGACCATGTCAGACATGACATCCTCCGAATTTTCTCTAAATATTATAAGCCTGAATTGAGCTAGCAGCTGATATAAGATAAACGTAAACATTCAGTTTTATATTTTCGAAAAAATTAAAAATAGTCTCACGGAGCCACAGAGTCACAGAGGGCAAATAACTGGCTTTCTCTGTGTCTTTGTGGCTCCGTGAGAAATAAGAAAAATTTTCCAATCTATAAACAAAGCTAAATCTTTACAGATAACCTATTATGGACTAAGTTCCAAGACTAAGTCAAGTTGATTTCTGGCGGAATTTTTTCAGATAGATCATCAGGACGGAAATGGCGGCCGGGGTGATGCCCGGCAAACGGGAGGCCTGGCCTAAAGATGCCGGGCGGACTTCTTCCAGCTTCTGGATCAGTTCGTTGGTGAGGCCGGAAACGGTGTGATAGTCAAAATCAGCCGGGATTTTTTTCTTTTCCAGGGATTTGAATTTTTCCACTTCGGCCAGCTGCCGGTTGATATAGCCCTGGTATTTGAGCTGGATTTCCATTTGCCGGGAAACTTCCGCTCCCAGTTCCCGGGACAGATCGGCGGTTTCAGGGGAATGGGCCGCCAGGGTGGCCAGGTCAACTTCCGGTCTTTTTAATAATTCATCTGCCGGAACCGGTTCTTTCAACGGCGATGATCCGGCATTGCTCAAGGATTTATTCACCTGCTTTGGGGTGATCCTGATCCGGTGCAGTCCTTTCTTTCCTTCATTGGTTTTACGTTCCTTTTCCCTGGTCCTCTCCCGCCGTTGTTCATCCACCAGTCCCAGTTCAAAGGCTTTTTCCGTCAGCCGCAGATCGGCGTTGTCTTCCCGCAGTAAGAGGCGGTATTCGGCCCGGGAGGTGAACATCCGGTAGGGTTCGTTGGTGCCCTTGGTGATCAGATCATCTACCATCACCGCCAGGTAGGCTTCGGAACGGTCAAGCAGAAACGGGGGCAGTTTTTTTATTCGGCAGGCAGCGTTGGTCCCGGCCCAGATACCCTGGCCGGCGGCTTCCTCGTAGCCCGAGGTGCCGTTGATCTGGCCGGCTAAAAACAGCCCTTTGATCTTCTTGGTTTCCAGGGTGTTGTGGAGCTGGGTCGGTAAAACAAAATCATATTCAATCGCATAGGCCGGCCGGATGACCACCGCTTCCTCAAGGCCGGGTACGGTGTGAAACAGCTGCTGCTGGATTTCCACCGGCAGGCAGTTCCCCAGGCCTTTAACATAGATTT is a genomic window of Pseudomonadota bacterium containing:
- the mnmG gene encoding tRNA uridine-5-carboxymethylaminomethyl(34) synthesis enzyme MnmG, with product MHDLIVIGAGHAGCEAALAAARMGISVLVFTINADTIAQMSCNPAIGGLAKGHLVKEIDALGGSMGLIADQCGIQFRTLNTSKGPAVRGTRIQCDKLLYHRRMKHFLEQQDGIEIRQAMINRLLVDDKRVVGVEDETGFQYRCQAVVITTGTFLNGLIHIGTFQQAAGRTGEFASLALPENLRELGFQLGRMKTGTPPRMLRRSIDFSRLERQDGDPKPKPFSVMSGSIDQAQLPCFITRTTTKTHKILADHIGQSPLYNGTIEGISARYCPSLEDKIMKFPHHESHQVTLEPEGWETEEIYVKGLGNCLPVEIQQQLFHTVPGLEEAVVIRPAYAIEYDFVLPTQLHNTLETKKIKGLFLAGQINGTSGYEEAAGQGIWAGTNAACRIKKLPPFLLDRSEAYLAVMVDDLITKGTNEPYRMFTSRAEYRLLLREDNADLRLTEKAFELGLVDEQRRERTREKERKTNEGKKGLHRIRITPKQVNKSLSNAGSSPLKEPVPADELLKRPEVDLATLAAHSPETADLSRELGAEVSRQMEIQLKYQGYINRQLAEVEKFKSLEKKKIPADFDYHTVSGLTNELIQKLEEVRPASLGQASRLPGITPAAISVLMIYLKKFRQKST
- a CDS encoding type II toxin-antitoxin system VapC family toxin, translated to MGTITDDQVSIFLLDTHTLLWWLFNDSRLSITAFEIIQNPEHTILVSSASGWEIATKYRLGKLPHAGEAATNLPSLLRQARMEVLPITMEHSLAAGALPGPHRDPFDRMLIAQSRIEGCPIITTDSAFKQYPVTLIW
- a CDS encoding type II toxin-antitoxin system prevent-host-death family antitoxin; this encodes MSDMVNVHEAKTQLSRLLKRAHEGEEIVLAKAGKPYARLVPLHKQEPRKPGIAKGHLDETFFEPLPESELQTWGQ